The genomic region tgtctcatgatcccttctgacttgcacaatctattaaactcatcagaatagaattctaagccattgtctgtgcggaggcattttatctattttctcgtttgtttttcaatcataattttccaagacttaaatgcggaaaacacatcacttttttgcttcaggaagaacgcccaaacttttttggaaaaatcatcaataaaggttagcatataattagctccacctctcgaaggcactctggatggcccccacagatcagaatgaatatactccaacgttcccttcatGTTATTGATTCCtttagtgaatcgaactctcttttgattcccaaaaacacagtgctcacagaaattcagtttacaaattccttgcccatcaagaagtcctcttttgctcaattctgccatgccattctcactcatatgccctaggcgcatatgccaaagtttagtaatatcatcatctgacaaggaagaggaagtgacaactgcatcaccagtaacagtagaaccctgtaaaacatataacttggtaatctttctctgccctttcatcacaacaaaggaccctttggaaatctttaaaaccccactttcagctgtgtatctgtacccttttgaatcaagagtactcaacaaaattaaatttcttttcaattctggaacataccgtacgtcactaagtgttctgccaactccatcaaacatattaaatttaattgttccaacacctgcgattttacacgaagcattatttcccatcaaaacaacaccttcagacactatttcgtaagttgcaaaccaatcccgattgggacttatgtggaaggtgcagcctgaatcaagtatccactccttgcttactttagaatcattgacagaagcgactagaagttcaccatcgctgtagtcttctagaacatcgacttcaccgaattttacggttgttttccttttgattcagaATGGcgtcccttttaatcttattttgtagcttatagcactaagatttaatgtgcccttttttcttgcagaagttacaagttttacccctgtttgaagacttcgatctacccttagatttaccatgaggattccgttcctgtgtcctaccacgattatcatcagcattctgatcttgtctcccacgaacaatgagaccttctccctgagagttgggtttaaccacaagatgcttcatcttatcataagaggttaaagaatcataaacctcatcaactgtgagagactcgtggctatataaaatcgtgtctctaaaggttgaataagacgggggcaacgaacaaagtagaatcaaccctagatcttccttatcatactgaacctccatggcctccaagtttaaGAGAATTTCTGTAAatactgttaagtgttcgtgtacagacgcacttTCTTCCAAACAATGAGCATAAAgatgctgcttcatatgcaacttgcttgttagagttttcaacatacatatttgttctagcctcttccataatgcagcgacagtcttctctttcattacatcctgcaaaattttgttggaaaaatgcagatgtaattcTGTTAACGCCTtttgatccttacgcttcttctcttcatctgttaatgtcgaaggcatcttatctatccctagcagggcatcctccagatccatctacgcaagaactgcttgcatcttaatctgccacaatgcaaatctggtgttgcgatccaacagcagaatttcatacttcaaagacgccattactgtgattgagatgaacaacccggaagctctgatatcaatttgtgaaaaataaaataaaaataaaaaaataaaataaagaacacacaaattttacgtggaaaccctttcgggaaaaaccacgggcagaggagaagaaaattcactatgtcgaaaattttgaagcaatacaagaggaatagactatgtctatttataggcttgtaaagccatattctagtaggattggaacaccttatcctaatcaatataaaatagatggagtttaataaggtttaaaaaccttattctaaaataaaataaaagaagtctagttctatatggattttacttttattttattttcatcgtattttattaaataagaattcgggtcaGTTAATTCTAATACTTCACAACATCAATCATGGAAAATACCATCAATAATGTACATATATCCACATATCAACCATTTCAAATAGTCAAAATACCAAATTTACAAGTCAAAACATAATGGCTAAAACATCAACCAAAAACACTTATACTTGTGCATATTTATCCAATTATCAATTAACTTGTttccataccaaaacataacataattGCTACATAATCACCGTACCGCATTAGATTTATGCCATATCTATGTAACAATATGGATTTAAAGTGGAGAGATCAGTAACTTGAAGAAAAGGCTGTGATGTGATTTTCGGGGTCATTTTGGGACTGAAATCAATATCTTTGTATCATGGTGGTCTGCAACATTTTTAGTATATGCAATTAGTTTAAATTTCATAAATTGCACTTTATAATGTTTAAAGAATTAACACTCAAATTCTAACTTTGTACTTTTATTAGCgtagtttttaaaatttaataaggaAGATAATTAATGAAATCCGGGAGTTGAGCTCAAACTTGACTTTTAGAATTTGAAGATGTATTCAACTTTGATTCACTTTTAAATGCTAAGCTCAATCAGATGTGTAAATAGAGTTGTTTAAGATTGCTGGATTAGTATTTTTTATTGGGTATAAAATATGTTTGACTTCAAaaaccaattaaaataaaaattttgattaattctaCAAACAACTGAAGTCGAATATTTGGATAGTTGAATTTTGGTCGCTCCAGCTTAGcttctaatttaattaaaatttttttggaGCAAAACCCAACAAACTTGTGTTTGATCTACGCCATAGCAAAATGACATgtattaatgaaataataaattaaaaaaaacgaGAGTTTTCAATACGAAATTAAAAGAATCTaagtaaaaaagaagaagaagcaattGTTTCGAGCAAATTATAGCACAAACCTTGGAAGTTTCTAAATCATCAAGGAATCGAACAAAGTAAGCAGGGATACAAACCAAGTCAGAATGAAACCAGTTCTCCACAAATTCTGGCAAATATTGATTTATGGATTGTCTTACCATTCCAAAAATGACATATACCATGGCTAAAACTATCCCAATGGAGATCCATGCGTTCTTTAGATATTCTTCTGCACTTGGATTGTATCCATTGTGAAGCCATCGAGCTTCATTAAGATATGCTCTAATATAATACTGCCACtacaaaaaagaaaaatgtttATTGTAAATTATTAATTCATATAAGTTACAATTAATATGTAAGTGTAATATATATACTTCATAAAAGTGGGGAGACggatacatgtatatatatatacttcataAATTTTTAGGATTTGCCGTTTAATTGAGTCGCGCCTGTTCTTTAAGGTAGGGTAGAGTATCGATGCTGTTATCTAGCAAAGCATCTCGAGCCACTTCACTAACATGGTGTTGAAGTTGGCCAGCATGTGGCACCAAGACCAGCAAGCAGCAGACCATGCAGCTCGAGCTTAGCAGATGCAGCTGAAGAAACTACTtcattttgttaattttgttactctAAGTATTTGTTATGTAATTTGGTTTGATTTCAACTTGTTGCTGATGTATTTGATGTGTTTAGGTAGTGATTGAgttgaaaatcagttttgtttATATGAACAAATTAGTTTAACAAGTTTCAATGTAATTTTTAGTGGAGTTAGGTAGATGTTTAGGTAAATTTGACTTGTAATGATCAGACTATGTCTTGTATATGTAATGGTTTTATGCCAAAGTTTCTTTTTTGAATGAAATCATCAGATTTTGTTCCCATATGCTCCATTATATTTCTTGCTTTCAATTCTGTTTTTGTTCTTAAGCAAATTTCTACTTTTGTTTCTTCACCAAGTCACGAGGCTTGCTGCACAAGCTTTCGACTCTGCCTACTAAGCTTTGTTCTaacaccaacaattggtatctagagctTTTGTCTTAGTGGACCTGCCATTATATACCTACAAAATCGATGGCTTCATCAGGCTTTTCTCCTGCACCACCACCAGTCTTTAATGGTGAAGGGTTTCACATATGGGTTGTCAAGATGAGGACTTACCTGTAGGCCCTCGATCTGTGGGAAGTTGTGAAAACTGATGCTGAGCTAGCTCCACTTAGAGCCAATCCAACGGTGGCTTAGATCAGGCAACATGCTGATGAAAGGACCAAAAGGCATAAAGCTATGTCCTGCATTCAGAACTATGTCTCAGATGTGATATTCACAAGGATCATGGACTGTGAGACACAAAAACAGGCCTGGGATAGACTGAAGGAGGAGTTTCAAGGGACTGAGAGAACAAGGCAACAATAGCTTTTGAACTTGAGAAGGGACTTTGAGAACTTGAAAATGAAGGAAGAAGAAACTATCAAGCAGTACTTAGACAGAATTATGGCTATTGTAAACAACATAAAGCTCCTTGGAGAGCAATTCAGTGAAGTAAGGATAGTGGAGAAAGTGATCTCTACCTTACCAGAAAGGTATGAGGCAAAAATATCATCCTTGGAAGATTCAAGGGACCTAACCAGCATCTCTTTGATAAAGCTGATTAATGCTCTCTATGCACAAGAGCAGAGAAGAGCTAGTAGACTCGAGGAGCACTAAGAAGGTGCCTTTCAAGCCAAAATAAAGTCTGTTTCAAGTTCTTCTGTCAACAAGGGCAAGAAAACTTAGAGAGACAAACCAAAGTTAGATTCTTCAAGAAGATGGGATAGACCATGCAGGCATTGTAAGAAGCCTGGTCATCCAGAGGCCAAATGCTGGTTTAGGCTAGATGTGGAGTGTTAATACTGCAAAAAGATTGGCCATGTTGAAAAGGTTTGCAAAAAGAAGGGAAGACCAAGGCAGAACCAACAGCAACCAAGGGCTGAAGCTCGGATAGCTGAAAAAGGCAGTGACCATGAGGAGCAAGTCTTCATTGCTCAACTGCTCAAGAGAAGGTCTCAAATGGGTGGCTCATAGACAGTGGCTGCACCAACCACATGACACCAGATGCTGCCTTTTTTAAGTCATTGGATAAAAGCTACAAAACCAAAGTTAAAGTTGGAAATGGTTACTGTATCAAGGTTGAAGGCAAAGGAGATGTCCTGATTTGGACTCTCACAGGTAACAAGCTCATCTCAAATGTCTTGTTAGTTCCTGAAATTGATAGAAACTTGCTGAGTATAACACAACTGCTGGAGAAGGGCTATTCAGTTGTTTTCAAAGGCAGTGAGTGCAAAATCTGTGATCCAATTGGATCCATGCTCATGACAGTATCCATGACAGATAAAAGCTTTGTTGTTGACTATAAAAAAGCCTCAAACTCAGCTTATACAGCTTCTATTGATGAATCCAAGCTTTGGCATCAAAGACTTGGTCATGCAAACTTTAGAGCAATGGCTCAGATGGTCAGAGAAGATTTGGCTAAAAATTTCATTGGTTCAGTTGAAAAGTATCAAGTTTGTAAAGTGTGTCAGCTAGAAAAGCAGGCCAGTCTGCCATTTCCTTCAAACAAGGCCTGGAGAGCCTCAGAGAAGCTCCAGCTCATCCATACTGATATGTGTGGCACTATGAAAACTGAATCACTCAATGGTAACAACTACTTCATTCTTTTCATTGATGATTGTGCCAGATATTGctggattttctttttgaaacACAAGTCTGAGGTAGCTCAAGTGTTCTTGAAGTTTAAAGTTGCAGTTGAAACAGAAACGAAAACATGATGCAAACTAAAGGCCATCAGATCAGATAATGGAGCTAAATACACTTCAACTCAATTTGAAGCTCTCTGCAATGATGCTGGCATCAAACATCAGTTGACCAATGTCTACACACCTCAGCAAAATGGGGCCAGTGAAAGAAAAAAGCAGAAGTTTAATGAACATGGCCAGATGCCTTCTGTTTGAGAAGAATTTACCCAAGACCTTGTGGGCTGAAGTAGTTAACACTGATGTGTACCTTCAGAACAGGCTTCTAACCAAAGCACTTGAACACAAGACTCCATTTGAAGCATGGTTCAAGTTCAAGCCATCTTTGGCTCATTTAAAGGTGTTTGGTTGCCTATGTTACAGCCATATACCAGATATAAAAAGGGACAAATTGTCCAAAAAGGCTCAATCTGGCATCTTGGTGGAACATGGTCAAGAAGGGCTATAGGATCTTAGATCCTTTAACAAACAAAGTCCATGTGAGCAGAGATGTGGTTTTGATGAAAAGGCATGTTGGAACTATGAAAAAAATGAACCAGAGTCTATTTCTGAAGAACTTATGGCTGATCAGACTGATGCTGATCAACATGGTCCTAAAATGGACATTGATGATGAACTAGTCAGAGGTACAAGGACTTTGGCTGAAATATATGAGAGAGCTCATGTTGCAAAGAAGAACCTAGCTATTTTGAAGATGCTGAAGCACATGAAGGCTGGAAACAGGATATGGCTGATGAGATTGCCATGATTGAAAAGAACCAGACATGGGAGTTAGTTGCAAGACCAACCAATAGGAAGGTCATTAGGGTAAAATGGGTCTATCGAGCCAAACACAACGCAGATGAGAGTTTGAAAAAGTTGAAGGCTAGGCTAGTTGTGAAGGGTTTTAGCCAAAAGTATGGCCTGGACTACCTTGAAACTTTTGCATCAGTAGCCAGACTAGACACCATCAGATTGCTGGTTGCCTTAGCAGCTCAGATGGAGTAGAAAATCCACCAGCTCGATGTGAAGTCTGCTTTTCTCAATGGTTTTCTTGAAGAGAAAATTTATGTGGAGCAACCTCAAGGTTTCAAAGTGTCAGACAAGGAAGACATGGTCTACAGGCTCAAGAAAGCCTTATATGGCTTAAAATAGGCACCAAGGGCCTAGTATAGCAGAATTGGTAGCTACCTGCTCAGCCTGGGATTTCTAAGAAGCTTCAGCGAGCCAATTTTGTATGTTAAGAAGGAAGGAGCTGTGACACAACTTATTGTGTCtctgtatgttgatgatattttggtcacAGGAGGAGACCAAAAGATGGTGGCTAATTTTAAAGCCAAAATGGAGAACATGTTTGAGATGTCTGACTTAGGCCAAATGACATATTTCCTAGGAATGGAAGTGTTTCAAACTGAAAATGGAATCTTCTTAGGACAGAAAACTTTTGCTGCAAAGATCCTAAGCAAGTTCTCTATGGAGAATTGCAAGCCAGTAAGTACACCTGTGGTTGTTGGAACAAAGTTATCAAGTCAAGTGGATAATGAAAAGGTTAGTGAGAACCTCTACAGAAGCTTAATAGGTTGTTTGTTATATTTGACTGCCACATTATGCATTCTGTCAGTTTGCTCTCAAGGTTTATGAATTGTTGCAATGAGGAGCATTTTCGAGCAGCAAAAAGAGTACTTAGGTACATCAAAGGTACCCTGAGTTATGGCCTGTTGTATAGCAAGACTGATAGGCTAAGGCTAGTTGGCTATACTGATAGTGACTGGGCAGGCTCAAAAGATGACATGAAGAGCACTTCAGGTATGCTTTCACCCTAGGCTCAGCTATTTTATGTTGAAGTtcgaagaagcaaaatgtggttGCTGATCAAGCAACTGAAATTTGAATATGTAGTAGCTCTTTGGGTCAGTAAATCAAGCCATATGGCTGAGAAAAATCTTAACAGATTTAAATTTATACCAAGAGGGAGCAACAAAAATTTATTGTGACAACCAAtctgctgttgcaattgcaaagaatccaGTTTTTCATGGTAGGACAAAATATTTTAGCATTTAGCTTCATGTTGTGAGAGAAATGGAGCAAGCACATGAAGTGAAACTGATTCATTGCAGTTCAGAAGAGAAACTGGCGGATATTTTTTACAAAAGCCCTTAGTTTGACACGATTCCTTCATTTGAGAGCTGAAATGGGAGTATGCAACATGCTAGCCAAGGAGGAGAGTTGAAGTTGGCCAGCATGTGGCACCAAGACCAGCAAGCAACAGACTATGAAGCTCGAGCTTAGTAGATACAGCTGAAGAAACtgctttattttgtttattttgttactcTAAGTATTTGTTATGTAATTTGGTTTGATTTCAACTTGTTGCTGATGTATTTGATGTGTTTAGGTAGTGATTGAgttgaaaatcagttttgtttATATGAACAAGTTAGTTTAACAAGTTTCAATGTAATTTTTAGTGGAGTTAGGTAGATGTTTAGGTAAGTTTGACTTGTAATGATCAGACTATGTCTTGTATATATAATGGCTTTATGCCAAAGTTTCttttttgaatgaaattatcagaTTTTGTTCCCATATGCTCCATTATATTTCTTGCTTTTAGTTCTGTTTTTGTTCTTAAGCAAATTTCTGCTTTTGTTTCTTTATCAAGGCATGAGGCTTGCTGCACAAGCTTTCAACTCTGCCTGCTAAGCTTTGTTCTAACACTAACACATGGTTGTAGATGGCTTCGTAGAGAAATTTCATATACTCTGGAAGTTCCTCCATTGCCTTAAGATCCCATCTGCAATATGGAAATACTTTTATCACAACAAGTCATTACACATATTTAGATTTTTATATATACATTACCGATTTACTGCATTTTTGTATTTCTCAAGCTCATCCAGTAATCCATATGTGTCAAATATACCATCTAATGGAGTTTCTAGGGATCCAAATTTTGTGACATTCCTCCTACACTTGGAAAATTGGGGACCCGAAGGAGAAATTTTCGTTGCCCAAAAAGTAACACTCAATTAGCCTATCTTGAACAAAAGGAAGCCTTTCCTTAACATTCAAGTCCTTCCACCACCTGCCCATACATGTAGgacaatttatcattttttatgAAAAAACCTCCTTTTTTTTCCCTAGAGCATGATCTTACTCAAATTTAAAAGCaaaaaagaacaaaagaaaagaaaaaaaaatgatctTACTTCACTAGCTCTTGTAGCTCCTTGAGATAAATGGATTGCAAGATGTTGTAGTACAACTTAGTTAACTCTACAAAACCGAATTCATCCTATCATTATCATCATCTCTCTGGTTTTGGTAGTTACCAATGAAGTCTCGTGCTTCGGTCCATACCATTCTCCAGTGTTGTGAGTATTCCATTGACTGTTGTATTTGCTCACCCATTCTCCTCTCCATCTTTTTCTTTAGTACTGACAGATGTTTAGCACTGAAGTTCAGAGCCCCATCTAAAACATCTTCTTCTGGCATCCCAAGGTACGATGCTTCGTGTAAACTTAAAAGCCCTGCAACATCTTCTCTTAAGCTATCCATCAATTTTCCATTTCTATTCATGAACTTGTTAAACACATCTGCATTTACATTTTCACCTTTCATAAGAATATCACATTTCGGTCCTCAAAATTGATATAAAACTTGTTaaaaacatagcatataatgtgTAGGTAAGCAATTTGTTAGGTTCTTTACATAGGAAGAAAAATAGAACCAAGTAatccggatgaaatatgaagctctGTCTAAAAATAGAGCAACAAAGTAATAAACTCGAATAAAGTATGAAAGAAGCTTGAGCTTCAAAGACTTGAGAATTGCAAGAGAGAACAACTAAAACAGAAGAAAAAACAAATTGttgaggaagaaaaaatttttttattacttttcaTTTCATCCAGCAAAAGTATATATGTTACAATAAAATTAACAGTTACCTAACATAATTGCTCCCATAAATGCTTGTCAAAAGCGTTGCTAAAATTACAAACAAAATGTAGCTGACATACCAACTATCACATTCAAATCTTGACCAAATCCTACTAACTTAAAAGTTAAATTACAAAGCAACCAAATCAAGTTACAAATAAAGAAAATGATTCTGCTTCATTTGGTTAAGCTCCAATGCTGGTTTCCATGCTGGCCTgatgttgcattgcaggccaaagCTTAACACTACTCCTTGGACTGTATGCAACAAACTCCAATCTTTCTTCTTAAAGTATCAAATCATGTAGCACTGAGAGACTTGGTTAAAATATCAGCAAATTGATTTTCTGAGCTACAATTAACTAGATTTACCTCCTTTGATTGTTCAGCCTCTCGAACAAAATGGAATTTAATCTTAAAATGTTTGGTCTTGCCAAGAAAAACACGATTTTTAGCTATAGCAACTGCTGACTAATTATCAACTCTGATCTCAGTAGCTTGAGTCTATTCTTTATTTAAATCACACAACAACTTTctaagccaaatggcttgattaacAGTTGCAGTAGCTGCAATATACTCTGCTTTAGCTGTTGATTGAGCAATAGTTTGTTGCTTCTTTAAGCTTCAATAGAAAACCCCTGAGCCAAGAGTAAAAAAGTATCTAGAGGTGCTTTTCATGTCATCAATGGACCCTGCCCAATCACTATCTGAATACCCTATTAGTTTGAGCTGTTTTGCCTTCTCAAACTTCACACCATGATTCAAAGTTCCCTTCACATATCTGAGAACTCTCTTTGCTACTTTAATATGAAGAATATCGCAGCAATGCATAAATCTGGATAGGAGAGTAACAACATACATGATATCAGGCCTAGTAGCTGTTAAGTAAAGCAAACAACCTACCAAGCTTCGATACTCCTTCTCATCAACCCTCTCTTGATTCCCACTACTAGTCAGGTTCTCTCTTTGAGCCATTGGTGTGCTGACTGTTTTACATTTTGTCATGCAAAATCTATTGAGAATCTTCAAAGCAAAGGCATGTTGGCTAATAAAGATGCCTTGGTCAGATTGGTTCACTTCTATTCCAAGGAAGTATGTCATAACTCTCAAATCTGTCATTTCAAAAACTTCTTGCATTTGCACTTTGAACTCATTGATCAGCTCTTCCTTGCTTCTAGTTACAAGTAAGTCATCTACATAAGGTGAGCCAATCAGAAGAGTTTCATTTTTTGACTTCTTTATAAAAAGTGTAGGTTTATTAACACTTTTCTCGAACCCGAGCCTAGATAGGTATTCACCAACCCTGTCATACCAGGCCCTTGGTGCCTAGTTCAGACCATACAAGGCCTTTTTTAGCCTGTAGACTTTGTCCTCTTCACTATGAACCTTGAACATTCTGGTTGTTCAATAAAAATCTCTTCCTTGAGGAAGCCATTTAAGAATGCTGACTTGACATCGAGCTGGTGAATTCTCCATTGTTTCTGTGCAGTTAAGGCAAACTTAATTGTGTCTAACCTCACTACTGGAGCAAATGTCTCCATTAAATCAATGCCATATTACTGACTGTAGCCTTTCACCACAAGCCTTGCCTTATACTTATTTAATGAACCATCAACATTGTATTTGGCTCTAAAAAACCACTTGGCACCTATGACTTTCTTATGATCAGGTCTGTTAACCAATTCCCAATTGTCATTCTTGTGGATCATTTCCAATTCAGCTTACATGGCCTTCTTTCAGCATTTGTCCCTGGCAGCCTCTTCAAAATCTGAAGGTTCAACTATTGCAACATCACATCTTTGGTAGATATCAGCAATAGTCCTTGTCCCTCTCACAGGTGCTTTATCAAAATTATCATCAACTGGCCCTTCT from Gossypium arboreum isolate Shixiya-1 chromosome 1, ASM2569848v2, whole genome shotgun sequence harbors:
- the LOC128280682 gene encoding uncharacterized mitochondrial protein AtMg00810-like; the protein is MENMFEMSDLGQMTYFLGMEVFQTENGIFLGQKTFAAKILSKFSMENCKPVSTPVVVGTKLSSQVDNEKHFRAAKRVLRYIKGTLSYGLLYSKTDRLRLVGYTDSDWAGSKDDMKSTSVQKRNWRIFFTKALSLTRFLHLRAEMGVCNMLAKEES